One segment of Acidovorax sp. DW039 DNA contains the following:
- a CDS encoding MarR family winged helix-turn-helix transcriptional regulator: MKNPSTTDIDPVNPCAYQREALGDLPCTNISIRRAARRLAYLYDEAAECVDLKATQVTLAGMIDQMTDVQTARGPTLLELAGGLAIQISALTHALRPLVRDGLVALHPDTQDKRTKRAVLTEDGKARLKQALQAWSAVNHRVEEVLGPESASMLRALADQVASDDFLQSYRNAAQRQRSE, from the coding sequence ATGAAAAACCCGTCGACGACTGACATCGACCCTGTAAACCCATGCGCCTACCAACGAGAGGCACTGGGGGATTTGCCGTGCACGAACATCTCGATCCGGCGGGCAGCCCGCAGGCTGGCATATCTGTACGACGAGGCGGCAGAGTGTGTGGACCTGAAAGCGACGCAAGTCACCCTGGCAGGCATGATCGACCAGATGACCGATGTGCAGACTGCGCGAGGCCCCACACTGCTGGAGCTGGCGGGAGGGCTGGCGATTCAGATTTCGGCGCTGACCCACGCATTGAGGCCTCTGGTACGTGATGGGCTCGTTGCCCTGCACCCCGATACACAAGATAAGCGCACCAAGCGTGCAGTCCTCACAGAAGACGGAAAAGCACGACTCAAGCAGGCACTGCAGGCATGGTCTGCCGTAAATCACCGCGTGGAAGAGGTGCTGGGGCCTGAATCGGCAAGCATGCTGAGGGCATTGGCCGATCAGGTCGCGTCGGATGATTTTCTGCAGTCATACCGTAATGCAGCCCAGCGACAGCGGTCCGAATAG
- a CDS encoding C13 family peptidase produces the protein MSADLPSPSAPTPAAGPESLEAASPTEAPPALPAAPAAPRPASLSAYRWLVEGLRAAVFLRPRTGAATPSPLQLLMLLALCWALSAWGEWAATTGPVEFSLRGWLGSQWLSLLMLGCAWWAMHRSPASPNHVQAGDFPQGGPVAWLLLSNVAALPTLLPLLVLPSPADPAYTTEGPLWQEMALLAGGVLTLLWLLAVLIRLTARFAQSRWRTAVFAVVTVAGMALHLSAGFESTWMPATVQDDAAAEADAVQPPVLTLSQSVFEGQQLMLEAYTQDLVPERPGVVDVYGLVFAPYAGEEVFRRESTMVSELLQDRFDARGRVLHLLNHAQTADTHLWATPENLRAAIEALADTMDIDNDVLVVYMTSHGARDHQLAAAHPPLQVDPMTPELLRHMLDDAGIRHRVIAISACYSGGWIDALTSPSTLIMTAADATHTSYGCGMRSELTFFGRAVFDEQLRSTYSFAEAFAKAVPIIAQREVEAGKADGFSNPQIRIGHQIEPVLQGLAQRLEAEANGSQPVQRLPIPLRPGGKGLVAHGSQGTTRWQVAYGRGPQIPMAQAATQLR, from the coding sequence ATGTCTGCCGACCTTCCTTCCCCCTCCGCTCCCACGCCAGCAGCGGGGCCTGAGTCCCTTGAAGCTGCTAGCCCCACTGAAGCCCCCCCGGCACTGCCTGCGGCCCCTGCCGCGCCTAGACCTGCCTCCTTGTCTGCCTACCGGTGGCTGGTCGAGGGGCTCCGCGCGGCGGTGTTTCTGCGCCCCCGCACGGGCGCGGCCACGCCTTCGCCCCTGCAGCTCTTGATGCTGTTGGCTCTGTGCTGGGCCTTGTCGGCCTGGGGAGAATGGGCCGCGACCACGGGGCCGGTGGAGTTCAGCCTGCGCGGGTGGCTGGGCAGCCAATGGCTGTCGTTGCTGATGCTGGGGTGCGCGTGGTGGGCCATGCATCGCAGCCCTGCGAGTCCAAACCATGTGCAGGCCGGTGATTTTCCCCAAGGTGGCCCGGTGGCCTGGCTGCTGTTGAGCAACGTGGCGGCCCTGCCCACCCTCTTGCCTCTGCTGGTGCTGCCATCCCCAGCCGACCCGGCCTACACCACCGAGGGGCCTTTGTGGCAAGAGATGGCACTGCTGGCAGGCGGCGTATTGACCCTGCTGTGGCTGCTGGCGGTGCTGATCCGCCTTACGGCCCGTTTTGCCCAGTCGCGCTGGCGTACCGCCGTGTTTGCTGTGGTGACGGTGGCTGGCATGGCCTTGCATCTGAGCGCAGGGTTTGAATCGACCTGGATGCCCGCCACGGTGCAAGACGACGCTGCCGCCGAGGCTGATGCGGTGCAGCCCCCGGTGCTGACGCTGTCGCAATCGGTGTTTGAAGGGCAGCAGCTAATGCTGGAGGCCTACACGCAAGACCTGGTGCCCGAGCGCCCCGGTGTGGTGGATGTGTATGGCCTGGTTTTCGCGCCGTACGCGGGCGAGGAAGTCTTCCGCCGCGAAAGCACGATGGTGAGCGAGCTGCTGCAAGACCGCTTTGACGCGCGGGGCCGGGTGCTGCATCTGCTCAACCACGCGCAGACGGCAGACACCCACCTGTGGGCCACGCCAGAAAACCTGCGTGCTGCCATCGAGGCTCTGGCGGACACCATGGACATCGACAACGATGTGCTGGTGGTGTACATGACCTCTCACGGCGCACGCGACCACCAGCTGGCCGCGGCGCACCCACCCCTGCAGGTAGACCCCATGACACCCGAGCTGCTGCGCCACATGCTGGACGATGCGGGCATCCGCCATCGGGTGATCGCCATTTCGGCCTGCTATTCCGGCGGCTGGATTGATGCGCTGACCAGCCCGTCCACCCTCATCATGACGGCGGCGGATGCCACCCACACCTCGTACGGCTGCGGCATGCGGTCTGAGCTGACGTTTTTTGGCCGGGCCGTGTTTGATGAGCAGCTGCGCTCCACCTACTCGTTTGCCGAGGCCTTTGCCAAGGCCGTGCCCATCATTGCGCAACGCGAGGTGGAGGCTGGCAAGGCCGATGGCTTCTCCAACCCCCAGATCCGCATAGGCCATCAGATCGAACCCGTATTGCAAGGTCTGGCCCAGCGGCTGGAGGCCGAGGCCAATGGTTCGCAGCCCGTGCAGCGCCTGCCCATTCCGCTGCGCCCTGGCGGCAAGGGCCTGGTGGCGCACGGCAGCCAAGGCACAACCCGCTGGCAGGTGGCGTATGGACGCGGGCCGCAAATCCCTATGGCGCAAGCCGCCACGCAATTGCGCTAA
- a CDS encoding group II truncated hemoglobin: MNADTASPQAQPQPQPATPFEWIGGEDRVRALTDRFYDLMDLEPAYTELRAAHGPDLDSARQKLFWFLCGWLGGPSYYTDQFGHPRLRARHMPFSIGIKERDQWVACMDQAMGETGVPEDLRARLRESFMGTADWMRNRGG, encoded by the coding sequence ATGAACGCAGACACCGCCAGCCCACAGGCCCAACCCCAGCCGCAACCCGCCACACCGTTTGAATGGATCGGTGGCGAAGACCGCGTGCGCGCCTTGACCGACCGCTTCTATGACCTGATGGACCTGGAGCCCGCCTACACCGAACTGCGTGCCGCCCACGGCCCCGATCTGGACAGCGCCCGGCAAAAGCTGTTCTGGTTTCTGTGCGGCTGGCTGGGTGGCCCTTCGTACTACACCGATCAGTTCGGCCACCCCCGCCTGCGTGCGCGGCACATGCCGTTTTCCATCGGCATCAAAGAGCGCGACCAGTGGGTGGCTTGCATGGACCAGGCCATGGGCGAGACAGGCGTGCCTGAGGACCTGCGCGCGCGCTTGCGCGAGAGCTTTATGGGCACTGCGGACTGGATGCGTAACCGCGGGGGGTAA
- a CDS encoding FtsX-like permease family protein translates to MNLSFLRLGWRTLWRDLRAGELRLLMVAVTLAVAALTSVGFFADRLQGGLQRDALQLLGGDAVVASDNPTPQAFVDKARALGLQTVSTMGFPTMGRASDAQGGASKLVALKSVAAGYPLRGSLKVADAPGAPEQATRDIPAPGDVWVDAPLLDALGLSVGDPLLLGDAQLRIARIIVIEPDRGAGFMSFAPRVMLNEADVPRTGLVQPASRITYRFAVAGSAAAVKAFADWANAEVKKPEVRAVRVESLESGRPEMRQTLDRAQKFLNLVALLAALLSAVAVALAARGFAADHLDASAMLRVLGQSQRTIAGAYTTEFALVGMFASAVGVGLGYLVHNVFVLLLAGLVEAALPAPSLWPVAFGLGMGLTLLFAFGLPPVLQLAQVPPLRVIRRDVGGLKPASLAVLGVGVAGFAALLLAVSSDLKLGFIAVGGFAAAVALFAGLSWVAVKLLRRLVNEATAPRWLVLATRQISARPVYAVVQVSSLAVGLLALVLLVLLRTDLISSWRQATPPDAPNRFVINVMPEQAEDFQKSLQTGGVAKYDWYPMIRGRLLAVNGQPVGPDSYTEDRAKRLVDREFNLSTAAQQPTHNQIVAGRWTENEAGAVSVEEGIAQTLGLKLGDRLLFDIGGVQNEARITSLRKVDWGSMRANFFVMYPVESLEGVAVTYLAAYRAPETQGFDNALVRQFPNITNVDMGSTITQVQRVLDQVIRAVEFLFAFTLAAGLVVLFAAVTATREERAREFAIMRAVGARASLLRQVQRAELMGVGLLAGFLASAVAVAVGWALARYVFDFAWTASPWVPLAGAVAGAVLALLAGWWGLREVLRRPVVDTLRRAVE, encoded by the coding sequence ATGAACCTGTCCTTCCTGCGCCTGGGCTGGCGCACCCTTTGGCGTGATTTGCGTGCGGGCGAGCTGCGCCTGCTCATGGTGGCGGTCACGCTGGCCGTGGCGGCCCTTACCTCGGTGGGCTTTTTTGCAGACCGCCTGCAAGGGGGCCTGCAGCGCGATGCCCTGCAACTGCTGGGCGGTGACGCGGTGGTTGCCAGCGACAACCCCACGCCGCAGGCCTTTGTGGACAAGGCGCGCGCGCTGGGGCTGCAAACCGTCAGCACCATGGGCTTTCCGACCATGGGCCGCGCCAGCGATGCGCAGGGCGGGGCCAGCAAACTGGTCGCCCTCAAAAGCGTGGCGGCGGGCTATCCCTTGCGGGGCTCGCTCAAAGTGGCCGATGCACCCGGCGCGCCCGAGCAGGCCACCCGCGACATTCCCGCCCCGGGCGACGTATGGGTGGACGCCCCGTTGCTGGACGCCCTGGGCTTGAGCGTGGGCGACCCGCTGCTGCTGGGCGACGCCCAGTTGCGCATCGCCCGCATCATCGTCATCGAGCCCGACCGGGGGGCAGGCTTCATGAGCTTTGCACCGCGCGTCATGCTCAACGAGGCAGATGTGCCCCGCACCGGGCTGGTGCAGCCCGCCAGCCGCATCACCTACCGCTTTGCCGTGGCAGGGTCTGCGGCAGCCGTCAAAGCCTTTGCCGACTGGGCCAATGCCGAGGTCAAAAAGCCCGAGGTGCGCGCCGTGCGGGTCGAGTCGCTGGAAAGCGGCCGCCCCGAAATGCGCCAGACGCTCGACCGCGCGCAGAAATTTCTGAATCTGGTCGCCCTGCTGGCCGCACTGCTGTCTGCCGTGGCGGTGGCGCTGGCCGCGCGGGGGTTTGCGGCAGACCATCTGGATGCATCCGCCATGCTGCGCGTGCTGGGCCAAAGCCAGCGCACCATAGCCGGGGCCTACACCACAGAGTTTGCGCTGGTGGGCATGTTTGCCAGCGCTGTGGGTGTGGGGCTGGGTTACCTGGTGCACAACGTGTTTGTGCTGCTGCTGGCGGGCTTGGTAGAGGCAGCGCTGCCAGCGCCCAGCCTGTGGCCCGTGGCGTTTGGCCTGGGCATGGGCCTCACGCTGCTGTTTGCCTTTGGCCTGCCGCCTGTATTGCAGTTGGCCCAGGTGCCGCCGCTGCGCGTCATTCGGCGCGATGTGGGCGGGCTCAAGCCTGCGTCGCTGGCGGTGCTGGGCGTGGGGGTGGCAGGCTTTGCCGCGCTGCTGCTGGCGGTCAGCAGCGATCTCAAGCTGGGCTTCATCGCCGTTGGGGGCTTTGCCGCCGCCGTGGCGCTGTTCGCAGGCCTGAGCTGGGTCGCGGTGAAGCTGCTGCGCCGCCTGGTCAACGAGGCCACGGCCCCGCGCTGGCTGGTGCTGGCCACACGGCAGATCTCGGCCCGGCCCGTGTACGCGGTGGTACAGGTCAGCAGCTTGGCCGTGGGCCTGTTGGCGCTGGTGTTGCTGGTGCTGCTGCGCACAGACCTCATCAGCAGCTGGCGGCAGGCCACGCCGCCCGATGCGCCCAACCGCTTCGTCATCAACGTGATGCCCGAGCAGGCCGAGGATTTTCAGAAGTCCTTGCAAACCGGCGGCGTGGCCAAGTACGACTGGTATCCCATGATCCGTGGCCGCCTGCTGGCCGTGAACGGCCAGCCCGTGGGCCCGGACAGCTACACCGAAGACCGTGCCAAGCGCCTGGTGGACCGGGAGTTCAACCTCTCCACTGCTGCCCAGCAACCCACCCACAACCAGATCGTGGCCGGCCGCTGGACGGAGAACGAAGCCGGAGCCGTGAGTGTGGAAGAGGGCATTGCCCAGACCCTGGGCCTCAAGCTCGGCGACCGACTGCTGTTTGACATTGGCGGCGTGCAGAACGAGGCCCGCATCACCAGCCTGCGCAAGGTGGACTGGGGCTCCATGCGTGCCAACTTCTTCGTCATGTACCCCGTGGAATCGCTCGAAGGCGTGGCCGTGACCTATCTGGCTGCCTACCGCGCGCCGGAAACGCAGGGCTTTGACAATGCACTGGTGCGGCAATTCCCCAACATCACCAACGTGGACATGGGCAGCACCATCACGCAGGTGCAGCGCGTGCTCGACCAGGTCATCCGCGCGGTGGAGTTTCTGTTTGCTTTCACTCTCGCCGCAGGTCTGGTGGTACTGTTTGCTGCCGTCACCGCCACGCGCGAAGAGCGTGCGCGCGAATTCGCCATCATGCGCGCTGTGGGGGCCCGTGCCAGCCTGCTGCGCCAGGTGCAGCGGGCCGAGCTGATGGGCGTGGGCCTGCTGGCGGGTTTTCTGGCCAGTGCGGTGGCTGTAGCCGTTGGCTGGGCCCTGGCGCGCTATGTGTTTGACTTTGCCTGGACGGCATCGCCCTGGGTGCCGCTGGCAGGTGCCGTAGCGGGGGCAGTGCTGGCCCTGCTGGCGGGCTGGTGGGGCCTGCGCGAGGTATTGCGCCGCCCCGTGGTGGACACGCTGCGCAGGGCGGTAGAATAG
- a CDS encoding formate dehydrogenase accessory sulfurtransferase FdhD, which produces MTDSSLATSVATAHPALPRLTQSQAPLTHAVEVINERGETEQVQIPAERPLTVYVDRRELVTLMTLGAHPELLVLGYLRNQRLVESVFDIESITVDWEVNAAAVYTRNGIARIEERTASKVVTTGCGQGSVFGGLMDEVDRIELPEAQLTQAQLYGLVNAIRLKETTYKSAGSVHGCALFRGEEMLTFVEDVGRHNAIDTIAGWMWMNPDTGGATTIANGIKTGTHTGMTGADKVFYTTGRLTSEMVIKSAQMGIPIVVSRSGMTQMGHAVAQQLGLCAIGRATNRRFVCYTGAHRLVLQPELA; this is translated from the coding sequence ATGACCGATTCGTCCCTCGCTACCTCCGTTGCAACGGCCCACCCGGCCTTGCCGCGCCTGACCCAGTCGCAAGCTCCGCTGACCCATGCGGTGGAGGTCATCAACGAGCGAGGCGAGACGGAGCAGGTGCAAATTCCTGCCGAGCGGCCCCTGACGGTGTATGTGGACCGGCGTGAACTCGTCACGCTGATGACGCTGGGCGCACACCCCGAGTTGCTGGTGCTGGGCTACCTGCGCAACCAGCGGCTGGTGGAGTCGGTGTTTGACATTGAATCCATCACCGTGGACTGGGAGGTGAATGCCGCCGCCGTCTACACCCGCAATGGCATCGCCCGCATTGAAGAGCGCACCGCCAGCAAAGTGGTGACCACCGGCTGCGGGCAGGGCAGCGTGTTTGGCGGCCTGATGGACGAAGTGGACCGCATCGAGCTGCCAGAGGCGCAACTCACGCAGGCGCAGTTGTACGGGCTGGTCAACGCCATCCGGCTCAAGGAAACAACCTACAAATCGGCAGGTTCGGTGCACGGCTGTGCGTTGTTCCGCGGCGAAGAGATGCTCACCTTTGTGGAAGATGTGGGCCGCCACAACGCCATCGACACGATTGCGGGCTGGATGTGGATGAACCCCGACACAGGCGGGGCGACTACCATTGCCAACGGCATCAAGACCGGCACCCACACCGGCATGACCGGGGCTGACAAGGTGTTCTACACCACCGGCCGCCTGACCAGCGAGATGGTCATCAAATCAGCGCAGATGGGCATTCCCATCGTGGTGTCGCGCAGCGGCATGACGCAGATGGGCCACGCTGTGGCGCAGCAACTGGGCCTGTGCGCGATTGGCCGCGCCACCAACCGGCGCTTTGTGTGCTACACCGGCGCGCACCGCTTGGTGCTGCAGCCAGAGCTGGCCTGA
- a CDS encoding alkene reductase, whose amino-acid sequence MLFNPLQVGSLTLPNRILMAPLTRARADAGHMPNAMMAEYYAQRASGGLLITECTMVAPNTSAFIAEPGIYSDEQIAAWKQVTSAVHAKGGRIFMQIWHAGRAAHPAINGGAPTVSSTATPVEGDIHTPTGKVPHVPAHVLTEAEIPGIVAAFAQGAKNAIAAGFDGVEVHGANGYLIDQFLRDGANDRTDGYGGSMENRARFLFEVLTAVTAAIGSERVGLRLSPLNSFNSMKDSDPVALIGFLAEKLNAYKLAYLHVMRADFFQAQHGDVMTVARAKYQGVLVGNMGYTAEEATQAIADGKLDAVAFGTSFLANPDLPERIQAGAALNAPNPNTFYSPGPVGYTDYPTMAG is encoded by the coding sequence ATGCTATTCAACCCTTTGCAAGTTGGCTCCCTGACTCTTCCCAACCGCATCCTGATGGCCCCCCTGACGCGCGCACGCGCTGATGCGGGCCACATGCCCAATGCCATGATGGCCGAGTACTACGCCCAGCGTGCCAGCGGCGGCTTGCTGATCACCGAATGCACGATGGTGGCCCCCAACACCTCCGCATTCATTGCCGAGCCGGGTATCTATTCCGACGAGCAGATCGCTGCCTGGAAGCAAGTGACGTCGGCCGTGCACGCCAAGGGCGGCCGCATCTTCATGCAAATCTGGCACGCAGGCCGCGCCGCCCACCCTGCCATCAACGGCGGTGCGCCCACGGTGTCGTCCACCGCTACGCCCGTGGAAGGTGACATCCACACGCCCACGGGCAAAGTGCCTCACGTGCCTGCCCATGTGCTGACGGAAGCTGAAATTCCCGGCATCGTGGCCGCCTTTGCGCAGGGCGCCAAAAACGCCATTGCCGCTGGCTTTGACGGCGTGGAAGTGCACGGCGCCAACGGCTACCTCATCGACCAGTTCCTGCGCGATGGCGCGAACGACCGTACCGATGGCTACGGTGGCTCCATGGAAAACCGTGCACGCTTCCTGTTTGAAGTGCTGACCGCCGTGACTGCGGCCATCGGCAGCGAGCGTGTGGGCCTGCGCCTGTCGCCCCTGAACAGCTTCAACAGCATGAAGGACAGCGACCCCGTGGCCCTGATCGGCTTCCTGGCCGAAAAGCTCAATGCCTACAAGCTGGCCTATTTGCACGTGATGCGCGCAGACTTCTTCCAGGCCCAGCATGGCGACGTGATGACCGTGGCACGCGCCAAGTACCAAGGCGTGCTGGTGGGCAACATGGGCTACACCGCTGAGGAGGCCACTCAGGCGATTGCCGACGGCAAACTCGATGCCGTGGCCTTTGGCACCAGCTTTTTGGCCAACCCAGATCTGCCAGAGCGTATCCAGGCCGGCGCAGCCCTGAACGCGCCCAATCCCAACACGTTCTATTCGCCAGGCCCCGTGGGCTACACCGACTACCCCACGATGGCCGGCTGA
- a CDS encoding methyl-accepting chemotaxis protein, translated as MGITKRLFCTIAALAVAVVTFGIFSYTELSSVQTVALHIKDSRVLQLKGAAAIELDIIRSSLQLRHAMLARTPQERDASLQDIAKRRELIDAALKDYEQRLFSVKGKEVFKPIPGLVSAFWVEGEANIRLIQQGDRERAFDFLVSNTIPARNALLRALEGAVDYQTKSLSEDIQGVQESINLTLMIQLAGLAAIIVSLAGFAIWVKKVLERRIAQSSEVAERVAHGDLTLQIADHSKDEFSPLLDALRFMQTSLLQVVGSVRSSADGVANASAEIAAGNHDLSSRTEQQAGALQQTASTMEHLNMTVSRNAENAQEAKQLASTASGVAREGGQVVQKVVDTMANISAASKKIAEIITVIDSIAFQTNILALNAAVEAARAGEQGRGFAVVASEVRALAQRSAQAAKEIGTLIHSSSEYVEEGATLVTQAGETMSHIVTAIQRVDSIVAEISAASTEQARGVTEMSKAVDSMDQSTQQNAALVEQSSASAESLRQRSMELVRTVSVFQLPVGATQGQPSLLLTE; from the coding sequence ATGGGAATCACCAAGCGCCTTTTCTGCACCATCGCTGCGCTGGCAGTAGCCGTGGTGACTTTTGGCATCTTCAGCTACACGGAACTCTCCTCCGTCCAGACCGTGGCGCTTCATATCAAGGACAGCCGGGTACTCCAGTTAAAGGGCGCTGCAGCCATTGAACTGGACATCATTCGTTCATCCCTTCAGTTGCGGCACGCCATGCTGGCCCGCACCCCGCAAGAGCGGGATGCCTCTTTGCAAGACATTGCCAAACGGCGCGAGTTGATTGATGCCGCGCTCAAGGACTATGAGCAAAGGCTGTTTTCCGTCAAGGGCAAGGAAGTGTTCAAGCCCATTCCAGGGCTGGTGTCCGCCTTCTGGGTCGAGGGGGAGGCCAACATACGCCTCATCCAGCAAGGCGACCGTGAGCGCGCATTCGACTTTCTTGTCTCCAACACCATCCCAGCCCGCAACGCGTTGTTGCGAGCCTTGGAAGGCGCGGTTGATTACCAGACCAAATCGCTGTCGGAAGATATCCAGGGCGTGCAGGAGTCCATCAACCTCACCCTCATGATCCAGCTTGCAGGGCTTGCAGCCATCATCGTCTCGCTGGCTGGCTTTGCCATCTGGGTGAAAAAAGTGCTGGAGCGGCGCATTGCGCAGTCCAGCGAAGTGGCAGAGCGCGTTGCGCATGGCGATTTGACGTTGCAGATTGCCGACCACAGCAAGGATGAATTCAGTCCGCTGCTGGACGCCTTGCGCTTCATGCAGACCTCATTGCTGCAGGTGGTGGGATCGGTGCGCTCGTCTGCCGACGGCGTGGCCAACGCCAGTGCCGAGATTGCCGCAGGCAATCACGACCTCTCCAGCCGCACCGAACAGCAGGCCGGTGCGTTGCAGCAAACCGCTTCCACCATGGAGCACCTGAACATGACGGTCTCTCGCAATGCAGAGAATGCGCAAGAGGCCAAACAGCTCGCCTCCACCGCCTCGGGCGTGGCGCGTGAGGGAGGACAGGTCGTGCAAAAGGTGGTGGACACCATGGCCAACATTTCCGCAGCCTCCAAAAAGATTGCAGAGATCATCACGGTCATCGACAGCATTGCCTTCCAGACCAACATCCTGGCCCTGAACGCCGCGGTGGAGGCCGCGCGCGCTGGTGAGCAAGGGCGCGGGTTTGCCGTGGTGGCCTCAGAAGTACGCGCGCTGGCACAGCGCAGCGCGCAGGCGGCCAAAGAGATCGGCACGCTCATCCATTCCAGCAGCGAGTATGTGGAGGAGGGCGCCACTCTGGTCACCCAGGCGGGGGAGACCATGTCTCACATCGTCACCGCCATCCAGCGCGTGGACAGCATCGTGGCCGAGATCAGCGCTGCCAGCACCGAGCAGGCGCGTGGTGTGACGGAAATGAGCAAAGCCGTGGACAGCATGGACCAAAGCACCCAGCAGAACGCGGCCCTGGTGGAGCAGTCCTCCGCCAGCGCAGAAAGTCTGCGGCAGCGCTCCATGGAGCTGGTCAGAACGGTATCGGTGTTTCAGTTGCCGGTGGGAGCCACTCAGGGGCAGCCATCCCTGCTGCTGACAGAGTGA